In the Blautia coccoides genome, TTCTGTCCTTATTCCAGCGCTCCGTATAAGGATAAGTTTACCCTGTTTGCGGATGAGACCGATTTGGGTGACAGTGAAAACAATGGTTTCGTAGTTCTGGACAGAGAAGAGAAGCGCGTAAAAGTCCGTCTCTTTGGGGAGCCTGTGGAAATCCTTCTGGAAGATGAAAATCCCGCAGTTCCGGCAGGACTCAGAAAGATCATGGACGCCGTTATCAGCGATTACGGATATATGATCCCGTAACATTGTTACTTAATAAATAACGAAGGATCCGGTATGTGGGACTTATCTGCATTTACACGGATACATAAGGCCGGTGCTGTGGCCTTTTCAGACAGGAATCACCTGTAGAAAAGGCCGGGCACCGGCCTTTCCAAATTTTTTGACAGAAAGCCTTTGAAAATTGCCATTTTTATGGTAGTATATTTCTTAGACAAAAAATCACCATAAATATAGATGATGGAGGAACTGTAAGTGGAAAAGGAAACAGCAAAAGAAACCGTTTCTAAAAACTTTATTGAACAGATTATCGACAAGGATTTAGAGGAAGGGAAATACCAGGAGATCTGTACCCGTTTCCCGCCGGAACCCAACGGATATCTGCATATCGGCCATGCAAAATCTATCCTGCTCAACTATGGCCTGGCACAGAAATATCATGGAAAATTCAACATGCGTTTTGACGATACCAACCCTACAAAAGAAAAAGTAGAGTTTGTGGAATCTATCAAAGCGGATATCAAATGGCTGGGAGCAGACTGGGAAGACCGTCTTTATTTTGCCTCCGATTATTTTGACCAGATGTATGAGGCGGCTGTTAAGCTGATCAAAAAAGGCAAGGCATTTGTCTGTGATCTGACCGCAGATGAGATCCGTGAATACAGGGGAACGCTGACGGAACCTGGTAAGGAGAGTCCATACAGAAACAGAAGTGTGGAGGAGAATCTGGATCTGTTTGAGCGTATGAAAAAGGGAGAGTTTGAGGACGGAAGCAAAGTATTGCGTGCCAAGATAGACATGGCTTCCCCGAACATTAACATGAGAGATCCGGTCATCTACCGTGTGGCTCACATGACACATCACAACACAGGTGACAAATGGTGTATTTATCCCATGTATGATTTTGCCCATCCCATTGAGGATGCCATTGAGGGTGTGACTCATTCTATCTGTACCCTGGAGTTTGAGGATCATCGTCCTCTGTACGATTGGGTAGTAAGAGAACTGGAGTATGCACATCCGCCAAAGCAGATCGAGTTTGCTAAGCTGTATCTGACCAATGTGGTGACAGGAAAGCGTTATATCAAGAAACTGGTGGAGGACGGCATTGTGGATGGATGGGATGATCCTCGTCTGGTGTCCATTGCAGCCCTTAGAAGGCGCGGATTCACACCAGAATCCATCAAAATGTTCGTGGATCTCTGCGGTGTTTCAAAGGCCAACAGTTCGGTAGATTACGCCATGCTGGAATACTGCATCCGTGAGGATCTGAAGATGAAAAAGCCTCGTATGATGGCTGTTTTAGACCCGCTAAAGCTGGTTATCGACAATTATCCGGAAGATCAGATCGAGTACCTGGACGTTGCCAACAACATGGAAAACCCGGAACTTGGCAGCAGAAAAGTGCCGTTTGGAAGAGAGCTGTATATTGAGCGCGAGGACTTCATGGAGGTACCTCCGAAAAAATATAAACGCCTCTATCCTGACAATGAAGTGCGCCTGATGAATGCTTACTTTGTTAAATGCACCGGTTTTGAAAAAGATGAAAACGGTAATATAACAGTAGTTCACTGTACCTATGACCCTGAGTCAAAGGGAGGAAACTCTCCGGACGGAAGAAAGGTAAAAGGAACCATCCACTGGGTGGCACAGAAAACAGCAGTGAAAGCGGAGTGCCGCCTTTATGAGAATATTGTAGATGAAGAGAAAGGTGTGTATAACAAGGAAGACGGAAGTCTGAATCTGAATCCCAACTCCCTGGTGGTGCTGAAAGACTGTTATGTGGAGCCGGCGCTTTCTGAGGCCCAGGCTTATGACAGCTTCCAGTTTGTGAGAAACGGCTTTTTCTGTGCAGACTGCCACGATTCCAAACCGGGAGAACCGGTATTTAACAGAATCGTATCTTTGAAAAGCTCCTTTAAATTATAGAAAATGCGTACGCCGCATCTTCTGTGAACCATCAATCAGAGAGAGAATAATGAATGATTTGATCATTTCACTGGATACAAAGGCAGAAGTTCCTTTGTATGAACAGATATGTGAATATTTTAAACAGGAGATCCAGGAAGGACGGCTGGCCGCAGGGATGCGGCTGCCGTCCTCCCGTGCACTTGCAGGAAATTTGGCCGTGAGCAGAAGCACGGTGGATCTGGCCTATGACCAGCTTGTCTCGGAGGGGTATATCGAATCGGTACCGTGTAAGGGATATTATGTATGCCACATCGAAGGGCTTTATTACGGTACGGGCAAAAGGCAGGAAGTGCAGGAGACAGAAAACCATACTTTGCCGGAAGAGGGTTCTGAGGATAGTCTGCACAGGGCGCTTATACAGGCAGGAGGGGCTTCCTATGATTTTGCCCTGAATGGGATCGCCCCCGGCA is a window encoding:
- a CDS encoding glutamine--tRNA ligase/YqeY domain fusion protein → MEKETAKETVSKNFIEQIIDKDLEEGKYQEICTRFPPEPNGYLHIGHAKSILLNYGLAQKYHGKFNMRFDDTNPTKEKVEFVESIKADIKWLGADWEDRLYFASDYFDQMYEAAVKLIKKGKAFVCDLTADEIREYRGTLTEPGKESPYRNRSVEENLDLFERMKKGEFEDGSKVLRAKIDMASPNINMRDPVIYRVAHMTHHNTGDKWCIYPMYDFAHPIEDAIEGVTHSICTLEFEDHRPLYDWVVRELEYAHPPKQIEFAKLYLTNVVTGKRYIKKLVEDGIVDGWDDPRLVSIAALRRRGFTPESIKMFVDLCGVSKANSSVDYAMLEYCIREDLKMKKPRMMAVLDPLKLVIDNYPEDQIEYLDVANNMENPELGSRKVPFGRELYIEREDFMEVPPKKYKRLYPDNEVRLMNAYFVKCTGFEKDENGNITVVHCTYDPESKGGNSPDGRKVKGTIHWVAQKTAVKAECRLYENIVDEEKGVYNKEDGSLNLNPNSLVVLKDCYVEPALSEAQAYDSFQFVRNGFFCADCHDSKPGEPVFNRIVSLKSSFKL